Proteins from a genomic interval of Rhodothermales bacterium:
- the speA gene encoding biosynthetic arginine decarboxylase has product MSPRTPDTLPDWSVKDAAELYHLPGWSDGYFDVADDGRMVADVHRDGTQRIAIQDVVERLLEDGLRTPVVIRFQDIIKSRVEQVNAAFNAAREEFGYQPAYRGVYPIKVNQLHEVVDEILEAGRPHGMGLECGSKAELVAAMPYLDDETFLICNGYKDEAMFDLILTGQQLGRTVIPVIEKFDEFERLLEGAARRGIRPEFGVRIRLTAAGSGKWAESGGDLSKFGVSIPELLRILDRLRRDGLEAGFSLLHFHLGSQISRIQSLRAGIKEITRIYTLLAARGLSIRFLDVGGGLGVNYEAESGASKEGMNYSLQEYANAVVSIVQEICRAEDVAPPVLISESGRALAAHHSVLVVDVLSAYRKDVAREDVSPGDAAHPAVKALAETLAWVQDNMLKPGELLEAFHDAAAKRQETETLFGFGYLPLEQKGLAEELYWTVCAEIIRCVHAAGAEWVPAELEALDQRLVDQYLCDFSVFQSILDHWAFGQRFPIMPLTRLDEAPTRRGVLVDLTCDSDGKVSRYVTSHDDKRFLHLHPLKEDEPYRLGFFLMGAYQDIMGDMHNLFGRVAEVHVYADSDEPQGFYIEKAIPGTTVQQMLALVQYFPEDLRKRLEKMMMREVRRGRLRRVEAVRLLAQYEAMFADSTYLDPAAAGARRELDPVAEAAQ; this is encoded by the coding sequence ATGAGCCCGCGGACTCCGGATACGCTCCCCGACTGGAGCGTGAAGGACGCGGCCGAGCTCTACCATCTACCCGGGTGGAGTGATGGCTATTTCGATGTGGCCGACGACGGCCGCATGGTGGCCGATGTGCATCGCGACGGCACTCAGCGCATCGCCATTCAGGATGTCGTGGAGCGCCTGCTGGAGGATGGCCTGCGCACTCCGGTGGTCATTCGGTTCCAGGACATCATCAAGAGCCGCGTCGAACAGGTGAACGCCGCCTTCAACGCCGCGCGCGAGGAGTTCGGCTACCAGCCGGCCTACCGGGGCGTGTACCCCATCAAGGTCAACCAGCTCCACGAGGTGGTGGACGAGATCCTTGAGGCAGGCAGGCCGCACGGCATGGGCCTCGAGTGCGGGTCCAAGGCCGAGTTGGTGGCCGCCATGCCCTACCTGGATGACGAGACATTCCTCATCTGCAACGGCTACAAGGACGAGGCAATGTTCGACCTCATCCTGACCGGTCAGCAGCTGGGTCGCACCGTCATCCCGGTGATCGAGAAGTTCGACGAATTCGAGCGGCTGCTGGAGGGTGCGGCCAGGCGCGGAATCCGACCGGAATTTGGCGTCCGTATTCGCCTCACCGCCGCCGGCTCCGGCAAATGGGCCGAGTCAGGCGGCGACCTCTCCAAGTTCGGTGTTTCGATTCCGGAGCTGCTGCGCATCCTAGATCGGCTGCGGCGCGATGGGCTCGAAGCCGGGTTCTCCCTCCTGCACTTCCATCTGGGTAGCCAGATTTCGCGCATCCAGTCGCTGCGGGCCGGAATCAAGGAGATCACCCGCATCTACACGCTGCTCGCGGCCCGCGGTCTGTCCATCCGTTTTCTGGATGTCGGGGGCGGACTCGGCGTGAACTATGAGGCCGAAAGCGGCGCCTCGAAAGAGGGCATGAACTACTCCCTTCAGGAGTATGCCAACGCGGTCGTCTCCATCGTGCAGGAGATTTGCCGCGCTGAGGACGTAGCGCCGCCGGTTCTGATCAGCGAGAGTGGTCGGGCCCTTGCGGCACACCACTCGGTGCTTGTGGTCGATGTGCTCTCCGCCTATCGCAAGGACGTCGCTCGAGAGGACGTATCCCCGGGCGATGCGGCCCACCCCGCCGTGAAGGCACTTGCCGAGACGCTGGCCTGGGTGCAGGACAACATGCTGAAACCCGGCGAACTGCTGGAGGCCTTCCACGACGCCGCGGCCAAGCGGCAGGAAACCGAAACCCTGTTCGGCTTTGGATACCTGCCCCTGGAGCAAAAGGGACTGGCCGAGGAACTCTACTGGACGGTGTGCGCGGAGATCATCCGGTGCGTTCATGCGGCGGGCGCCGAATGGGTGCCGGCGGAGCTGGAGGCATTGGATCAACGCCTGGTCGACCAGTATCTCTGCGACTTTTCCGTATTCCAGTCCATCCTGGATCACTGGGCCTTCGGGCAGCGCTTCCCGATCATGCCGCTGACCCGGCTGGATGAAGCACCCACTCGGCGTGGGGTGCTGGTGGACCTGACCTGTGATTCGGACGGCAAGGTGTCGCGCTACGTGACCTCACACGACGACAAACGCTTCCTGCATCTGCATCCGCTCAAGGAGGACGAACCGTATCGTCTGGGCTTCTTCCTGATGGGCGCGTACCAGGACATCATGGGCGACATGCACAATCTGTTCGGCAGGGTGGCGGAGGTGCACGTGTACGCGGACTCCGACGAGCCGCAAGGCTTCTACATAGAGAAGGCCATCCCGGGCACCACGGTGCAGCAGATGCTGGCCCTGGTTCAGTACTTCCCGGAGGACCTTCGGAAGCGCCTGGAGAAGATGATGATGCGGGAGGTGCGACGAGGCCGGCTCCGCCGGGTGGAAGCGGTGCGGCTCCTGGCTCAGTACGAGGCGATGTTCGCAGACAGCACCTATCTGGATCCGGCAGCGGCCGGGGCACGCCGGGAGCTCGACCCTGTAGCGGAGGCTGCGCAATGA
- a CDS encoding carbon-nitrogen hydrolase: MSIVRIGLVQLQMSDDVEANLDQAEALTRQAAEAGAQVVCLPELFASRYFCQTEDPEYFKLAEPVPGPTTDRFERIAAEFDVTMVLSLFEARAPGLYHNTAAVVDGRAGYLGKYRKMHIPDDPRYYEKYYFTPGDLGYRVFDTRHGRIGVLICWDQWYPEAARLTALQGADILFYPTAIGWHPDERDSHGAQQHGAWEVIQRSHAVANGCFVAAVNRTGFEPDPTAPAEGIQFWGQSFLAGPDGSIVEKLPVDEPSVRVVEIDRGRIAEQRHGWPFLRDRRIDSYSPLNRRFLDD, translated from the coding sequence ATGAGCATAGTCCGCATCGGCCTTGTACAGCTCCAGATGAGCGACGACGTAGAGGCCAATCTGGATCAGGCGGAGGCGCTGACGCGTCAGGCTGCAGAGGCCGGCGCGCAGGTAGTTTGCCTGCCGGAGCTGTTTGCGAGCCGCTACTTCTGTCAGACCGAGGACCCCGAATACTTCAAGCTTGCGGAGCCGGTGCCGGGCCCGACTACGGATCGGTTTGAGCGCATCGCGGCGGAATTCGATGTCACGATGGTACTGAGTCTGTTTGAGGCGCGGGCGCCTGGACTCTACCACAATACCGCTGCGGTCGTGGACGGCAGGGCGGGCTATCTCGGCAAGTATCGCAAGATGCATATCCCCGACGACCCCCGGTACTACGAGAAGTACTACTTCACTCCCGGGGACCTCGGCTATCGCGTGTTCGATACCCGACACGGTCGCATCGGCGTGCTCATCTGCTGGGACCAGTGGTATCCGGAGGCCGCCCGTCTCACGGCGCTGCAGGGCGCGGATATCCTGTTCTACCCGACCGCAATCGGCTGGCATCCTGACGAACGGGATTCTCACGGCGCGCAGCAACACGGCGCCTGGGAGGTGATTCAGCGCTCGCATGCCGTGGCCAACGGCTGTTTCGTGGCCGCTGTGAACCGCACTGGCTTCGAGCCGGACCCGACCGCCCCTGCGGAGGGCATCCAGTTCTGGGGCCAGTCGTTTCTGGCGGGTCCGGACGGATCCATTGTGGAGAAGCTGCCCGTCGACGAGCCGTCGGTTCGTGTGGTCGAGATTGACCGAGGGCGAATTGCCGAGCAGCGACACGGCTGGCCCTTTCTGCGGGATCGCCGCATCGACAGTTATTCGCCACTGAATCGTCGCTTCCTGGATGACTGA
- a CDS encoding agmatine deiminase family protein: MTESRFRMPAEWEPQQAVWVSWPHNRETWPGAFAWVEPAFAAIVDALSSGQTVHVNVLGGDHERHVRGLLRPSENVVFHHIPTNDAWCRDHGATLVYGTDGLVAIDFDYNAWGGKYPPFDLDAAVAGRMAEALGVPVHKAGLTLEGGAIDVNGSGVLLTTESCVLNRNRNPGLTRAEAEARLNALLGTETVLWVEGHIEGDDTDGHIDNLARFVSPRDIVMSVPGTNPDPAHAHLEQAFVSLREQAAEHGLRVHRLPLPAPTWHTTENGERYRLPASYANFLISNESVLIPAYGGSSDAQAAQILAPFFPDREVVLLDCRPLVWGLGAIHCLTQQVPA; encoded by the coding sequence ATGACTGAGTCCCGTTTCCGCATGCCGGCGGAATGGGAGCCGCAGCAGGCGGTGTGGGTGTCCTGGCCCCACAACCGTGAAACCTGGCCCGGCGCGTTCGCCTGGGTCGAGCCGGCTTTCGCGGCAATCGTAGACGCCCTGAGCTCCGGGCAGACCGTGCATGTCAACGTGCTCGGCGGTGACCATGAGCGTCACGTGCGCGGGTTGTTGCGGCCGTCGGAGAACGTGGTCTTTCACCACATTCCGACCAACGACGCCTGGTGCCGCGACCACGGCGCCACCCTGGTGTATGGGACCGACGGGCTGGTGGCCATCGACTTCGACTACAACGCGTGGGGCGGCAAATATCCGCCGTTTGACCTGGACGCTGCCGTGGCCGGGCGGATGGCTGAGGCGCTTGGGGTGCCCGTGCACAAGGCCGGCCTCACCCTCGAAGGGGGCGCCATCGACGTGAACGGCTCGGGCGTTCTGTTGACCACGGAATCCTGCGTATTGAACCGCAACCGCAACCCGGGCCTTACCCGGGCCGAGGCCGAAGCCAGGCTGAATGCGCTGCTTGGCACTGAGACCGTGCTCTGGGTGGAAGGCCACATCGAGGGCGACGACACCGACGGGCACATCGACAACCTGGCCCGTTTCGTCTCTCCGAGGGACATCGTCATGAGCGTTCCCGGGACGAATCCCGACCCTGCACACGCGCATTTGGAACAGGCTTTTGTCTCGCTCCGGGAGCAGGCCGCCGAACATGGGCTACGTGTCCATCGGCTGCCACTTCCTGCCCCGACCTGGCACACTACGGAGAACGGCGAGCGCTATCGGCTTCCGGCCTCCTATGCCAATTTCCTGATCAGCAATGAGAGCGTGCTGATCCCCGCGTATGGAGGATCGTCGGACGCGCAGGCGGCCCAGATTCTGGCGCCATTTTTCCCGGACCGGGAGGTTGTACTTCTGGACTGCCGGCCGCTGGTCTGGGGCCTCGGCGCCATTCACTGTCTGACGCAGCAGGTGCCCGCGTAG
- a CDS encoding HAMP domain-containing histidine kinase, which produces MAALLLPLALLLGAVRVEVRGQLTDEYRDRVRSLVETAESRLEGERRLLLAAAESAAQDLATQPGLVRFLRGDSAWLSAVPGLLDRTAARTGMNRLQVRLDEGRVLGDEVLPHPEAGTDPQFFVTEEGTWLVVATPAELADRGTALIGARKVGSDFWRSLAPDSMLVAGLISQNLLRAGESRSGLSAEMAVRVSDGERWRDGVVRITHSLGPLDQVLGALDRWLLLALLVVAVSAVGISWWASHRFTRPIRELRETYSRTNLDSTTSAPRFLAQRRDEIGGLSRSLEGMLRRFRGQASRLRQTERRAALGDFARQANHDIKNGLTPVRNVMRHLDEVSNDPAELGRVFADRRSTLESGMDYLQSLATAYARLAASPRLESVNLSAEVRGIVAALADDRVHCAASGEIRANVDRLALRRVLENLIANGLDSLPEGGGSVQVRAASDHGKAVLEVRDTGSGMPEEVRARVFEDFFTTKSTGAGLGLSIVRRLVSDMDGSIDVDSTPGEGTCFVIQLPLASAHRD; this is translated from the coding sequence ATGGCGGCCCTGCTGCTGCCACTTGCCCTGCTGCTCGGCGCTGTCCGGGTTGAGGTGCGCGGCCAACTCACCGATGAGTATCGCGATCGCGTACGCTCGCTCGTGGAGACGGCCGAATCCCGCCTCGAAGGTGAACGGCGCCTGCTGTTGGCAGCCGCTGAGTCGGCTGCACAAGACCTTGCGACGCAGCCGGGACTCGTGCGCTTCCTGCGCGGAGACAGTGCCTGGCTGTCGGCGGTGCCCGGCTTGCTGGACCGGACTGCGGCACGCACCGGCATGAACCGGCTGCAGGTGCGGCTCGATGAGGGCCGGGTCCTGGGCGATGAGGTCCTGCCGCATCCCGAAGCAGGCACCGATCCTCAGTTTTTTGTGACGGAGGAAGGAACGTGGCTGGTGGTAGCCACACCCGCGGAGCTGGCTGATCGAGGTACCGCGTTGATCGGCGCGCGTAAGGTGGGCTCCGACTTCTGGCGCTCGCTTGCTCCCGACTCGATGCTCGTCGCGGGCCTCATCAGTCAGAATCTGCTGAGAGCCGGCGAGTCCCGTTCAGGTCTGTCGGCGGAGATGGCTGTGCGCGTCTCCGATGGGGAGCGCTGGCGGGACGGCGTGGTCCGCATCACGCACAGCCTCGGTCCGCTGGATCAGGTACTCGGAGCGCTGGACCGGTGGCTGTTGCTGGCGCTGTTGGTCGTCGCCGTCAGCGCCGTTGGTATATCGTGGTGGGCATCCCATCGGTTCACCCGGCCGATTCGCGAGCTGCGGGAAACGTACAGCCGCACCAATCTCGACAGCACGACTTCCGCGCCCAGATTCCTGGCGCAGCGCCGCGACGAAATTGGCGGGCTCAGCCGATCTCTGGAAGGCATGTTGAGGCGATTTCGCGGGCAGGCCTCCCGGCTGCGGCAAACAGAGCGGCGCGCCGCCCTGGGCGACTTTGCCCGACAGGCCAATCACGACATCAAGAACGGCCTCACCCCGGTGCGCAATGTCATGCGCCATCTGGACGAAGTCTCGAACGACCCCGCGGAGCTGGGTCGTGTGTTTGCCGATCGCCGGTCCACGCTGGAGTCCGGCATGGACTATTTACAGTCACTGGCGACGGCATATGCTCGACTCGCCGCCAGTCCTCGGCTGGAGTCCGTCAATCTTTCGGCGGAGGTGCGGGGGATTGTTGCCGCCTTGGCTGACGATCGGGTGCACTGTGCTGCTTCGGGAGAGATCCGGGCCAATGTGGACCGCCTGGCGCTGAGGCGCGTCCTGGAGAATCTGATCGCGAACGGGCTGGACAGCTTGCCCGAGGGCGGTGGCAGCGTGCAGGTTCGGGCGGCATCCGATCATGGGAAAGCGGTTCTGGAGGTCCGCGACACCGGCAGCGGCATGCCCGAGGAGGTGCGCGCGCGGGTCTTTGAGGACTTCTTTACTACCAAGTCCACCGGAGCCGGACTGGGCCTCTCCATTGTCCGGCGTCTCGTGTCTGATATGGACGGTTCGATTGACGTAGACTCCACCCCCGGAGAAGGGACCTGCTTCGTGATCCAACTCCCCCTCGCTTCCGCCCATCGCGACTGA
- a CDS encoding sigma-54-dependent Fis family transcriptional regulator, with protein MAHILIVDDVAALAEQYAYDLRRLADHETTVATSGAEALEQVAEVPADCIILDLEMPGMDGFAVLRALEEAGVSIPVIVYTGTGDFDRCMRAVRLGAFSFIDKSEPMQRVVREVEMALEHGSLREEVATLRARLRGPELLGTSAVMQTLRDQIARLAPIPSSVLILGESGSGKELVARALHEQSDRDGPFVAINAGALPDSLVESELFGHERGAFTGADKVHRGAFERAAGGTLFLDEIGELESGIQARLLRALEAREVTRLGGEKPISVTARVVAATHRDLDQDAQDGRFRTDLLYRLNTHVLRVPPLRDRKSDIPELAAALLGGICKSFGMKARRLSDDALAALMNAEWRRNNVRELRTVLERMVIASDDAVIDVDALPAEFEVPVSGGSSFAEQKVEAERGIVLRALEAHDWRITETAASLGLADHASLLKIMRRLGIQRG; from the coding sequence ATGGCGCACATCCTGATTGTCGACGACGTGGCCGCTCTGGCGGAGCAGTACGCATATGATCTGCGGCGTCTGGCGGACCACGAGACCACCGTGGCAACATCCGGCGCGGAAGCACTGGAGCAGGTCGCGGAGGTGCCGGCGGACTGCATCATCCTGGACCTGGAAATGCCGGGCATGGACGGCTTCGCCGTGCTTCGTGCGCTCGAGGAGGCCGGGGTTTCGATTCCTGTGATCGTGTACACCGGAACCGGTGACTTCGACCGCTGCATGCGCGCCGTTCGGCTGGGAGCGTTCAGCTTCATCGACAAGTCCGAGCCCATGCAACGCGTGGTGCGCGAGGTCGAAATGGCTCTCGAACACGGCAGCCTCAGGGAAGAGGTCGCCACCTTGCGGGCTCGGCTGCGCGGTCCCGAGCTGCTGGGCACCTCCGCCGTCATGCAGACCCTGCGCGATCAGATCGCGCGCCTCGCACCCATTCCCAGCAGCGTGCTGATTCTGGGCGAGAGCGGTTCCGGCAAGGAGTTGGTGGCTCGTGCCCTGCATGAGCAGTCGGACCGGGACGGTCCCTTTGTGGCGATCAACGCGGGTGCACTCCCGGACTCGCTGGTCGAAAGCGAGCTGTTCGGACACGAGCGTGGCGCCTTTACCGGCGCGGACAAGGTCCACCGCGGGGCCTTTGAGCGGGCGGCAGGAGGCACCCTGTTTCTGGACGAAATCGGGGAGCTGGAATCCGGCATACAGGCACGCCTTCTCCGAGCCCTCGAGGCTCGGGAAGTCACACGCCTCGGAGGCGAAAAGCCGATTTCAGTCACCGCGCGCGTGGTGGCTGCGACCCACCGGGACCTCGACCAGGATGCTCAAGACGGCCGCTTCCGCACCGACCTGCTGTACCGTTTGAACACCCACGTCCTGCGCGTGCCGCCTCTGCGGGATCGGAAGAGCGACATTCCGGAGTTGGCCGCGGCCTTGCTCGGCGGGATCTGCAAAAGTTTCGGCATGAAGGCGCGACGGCTTTCGGACGATGCGCTCGCGGCCCTCATGAACGCCGAGTGGCGCCGAAACAACGTGCGTGAACTGCGCACCGTGCTCGAACGCATGGTCATCGCGTCGGACGATGCCGTGATCGATGTGGACGCCCTTCCCGCGGAGTTCGAAGTCCCGGTCTCAGGCGGATCGTCCTTTGCAGAGCAGAAGGTCGAGGCCGAACGGGGCATTGTCCTGCGCGCGCTGGAAGCCCACGACTGGCGCATTACGGAGACCGCGGCCTCGCTGGGCCTGGCCGACCACGCGAGCCTGCTGAAGATCATGCGCCGGCTGGGAATCCAGCGGGGGTAG
- a CDS encoding tetratricopeptide repeat protein, whose product MHSKSLPLSELVTLVYMTALVLTLALVGCRPDSEPTAADTAPEVTERVSPAPAPVVLPVVEPVQPPAPTVVTPVTYEEAEAAWNERDYVRATELFTRYIDQKPENPWGHYMLGLSARKAGELEIAELAFRETLMLDDTHVKSWQNLARTLLDGGRSDDALSVLIEADSLSPENGINHRLRGRALHQAGELISAADAYREAILINESDAWAINNLALVLVDDKRYEQALTALAQAVSIAPDNATFQNNLGMALELRGFFRAAELAYGRAVDLNIDYERAQSNLDRVVAVEGIDPSEISIETLAQAFIDEVNTWRDEYVARELGPAPELTDVDS is encoded by the coding sequence ATGCATAGCAAAAGCCTTCCTCTATCCGAACTAGTGACGCTGGTTTACATGACCGCGCTCGTTCTCACCCTCGCCCTGGTCGGCTGCCGGCCGGATAGCGAACCCACTGCCGCCGACACCGCCCCTGAGGTGACCGAGCGCGTGAGTCCTGCCCCGGCACCTGTGGTGCTTCCGGTCGTGGAGCCCGTGCAACCCCCGGCACCGACCGTGGTGACGCCGGTCACCTACGAAGAGGCGGAAGCCGCCTGGAACGAGCGCGACTATGTGCGCGCCACCGAGCTCTTCACCCGGTACATCGATCAGAAGCCGGAGAACCCGTGGGGCCACTACATGCTCGGCCTCTCTGCACGCAAAGCCGGCGAACTGGAAATCGCCGAACTCGCCTTCCGCGAAACACTGATGCTCGACGACACCCACGTCAAGTCGTGGCAGAATCTGGCCCGTACGCTGCTGGACGGCGGTCGCTCGGACGATGCGCTCTCGGTCCTCATCGAGGCTGATTCGCTGTCGCCGGAAAACGGCATCAATCACAGACTTCGCGGTCGTGCCCTGCACCAGGCCGGCGAACTGATCAGCGCTGCGGATGCGTATCGCGAAGCGATTCTGATCAACGAATCAGACGCGTGGGCGATCAACAACCTGGCCCTCGTGCTGGTGGATGACAAGCGGTACGAGCAGGCACTGACCGCGCTCGCCCAGGCGGTATCGATTGCACCTGATAACGCCACGTTCCAGAACAACCTGGGCATGGCACTGGAACTGCGAGGATTCTTCCGCGCCGCCGAGTTGGCCTACGGCCGGGCGGTGGACCTGAACATCGACTACGAGCGCGCACAGTCCAATCTGGATCGAGTCGTAGCGGTCGAGGGCATTGACCCCTCGGAAATCTCCATCGAGACCCTGGCGCAGGCCTTCATCGACGAGGTCAACACATGGCGCGACGAATACGTGGCCCGCGAATTGGGACCGGCCCCGGAACTCACCGACGTGGATTCCTGA